From a region of the Paenibacillus lutimineralis genome:
- the rsmD gene encoding 16S rRNA (guanine(966)-N(2))-methyltransferase RsmD — MRVISGSARGRTLKAVPGMGTRPTTDKVKEAVFSMIGPYFDGGAVLDLFAGTGGLGIEALSRGMDKAVFVDLDNKSIEVVRANLKTAGLAERAEVYKNDAERALKVLAKREAAFELVFLDPPYRLKFGEKLMQAMDELKLLEDRATVVLEYESSYVYPSCFGNFTELRKAEYGETSVSIYRYEP, encoded by the coding sequence ATGAGAGTCATATCGGGCAGTGCCCGGGGCAGGACACTGAAGGCAGTTCCCGGGATGGGAACAAGACCGACAACAGACAAAGTGAAGGAAGCCGTGTTTAGCATGATCGGGCCGTATTTTGACGGTGGTGCCGTGCTTGATCTCTTTGCGGGGACGGGCGGACTAGGAATTGAAGCGCTCAGTCGCGGTATGGACAAGGCGGTATTCGTGGATCTCGATAACAAGAGCATCGAGGTTGTACGCGCCAATTTGAAGACCGCCGGTTTGGCGGAACGTGCAGAGGTTTATAAGAATGATGCGGAAAGAGCATTGAAGGTGCTGGCTAAGCGTGAAGCAGCATTTGAGCTGGTGTTCCTTGATCCGCCGTATCGGCTTAAGTTTGGGGAAAAGCTGATGCAAGCGATGGACGAGCTTAAGCTGCTTGAAGATCGCGCGACGGTTGTGTTGGAGTATGAATCTTCCTATGTCTATCCAAGCTGCTTCGGTAATTTTACAGAGCTGCGCAAAGCGGAATACGGAGAAACTTCCGTATCCATATACAGGTATGAGCCGTAG
- the coaD gene encoding pantetheine-phosphate adenylyltransferase: MEQQKAPRIAVYPGSFDPITNGHMDIIQRASRQFDKLIVAVLNNLSKKPLFTVEERKELISSVTGHLPNVEVDSFRDLLVNYVDYRKADVIVRGIRSVTDFEYELQLASLNHQLNHNVETIFMMTNPKYSYLSSSVVKEIAYFKGDLGDLVPVEIEQALRKKYEDMPKPQ; encoded by the coding sequence ATGGAACAGCAAAAAGCACCGCGGATCGCCGTATATCCTGGCAGCTTTGATCCTATTACCAATGGACATATGGACATCATTCAGCGGGCTTCCCGTCAGTTTGACAAGCTCATCGTAGCTGTGTTGAACAATTTGAGTAAGAAACCGCTCTTTACGGTTGAGGAGCGTAAAGAGCTAATCTCTTCAGTAACGGGCCATTTGCCTAATGTTGAGGTAGACAGCTTCCGTGATCTACTCGTTAATTATGTGGATTATCGCAAAGCGGACGTCATCGTTAGGGGGATCCGCTCGGTTACGGATTTTGAATATGAGTTACAACTGGCTTCCTTGAATCACCAACTTAATCATAATGTCGAGACGATCTTTATGATGACGAACCCTAAATATTCTTATCTTAGCTCAAGCGTAGTCAAGGAAATTGCCTACTTCAAAGGTGATCTTGGGGATCTGGTTCCGGTTGAAATTGAGCAAGCATTAAGAAAGAAATACGAAGATATGCCAAAGCCACAATGA